A section of the Engraulis encrasicolus isolate BLACKSEA-1 chromosome 8, IST_EnEncr_1.0, whole genome shotgun sequence genome encodes:
- the LOC134453845 gene encoding transmembrane protein 25, with the protein MTTGFLLLALAVHTEAWAWTGKTERGPRIDGKGRSSVTLQENSTRQFNCQSDGWSSQAPPLLTWYLNGQRQRQPAPYDGPERLVVRSPVQAAVHRRDPRRNSTFSLKARRWDRELVCAATNPGSGESYNATVVLNVQFQPEILRVNAHYIDTADPGLSLVLFALVRSNPPATITWVDQSGQPVPNTSDFLMLDSQGYPWLSNHTLRVAASTLVGNVSISANNSVGATQSNLTLSDFLASRVEVPMLGIVTGGVLGFVTLFILTLIVVCLLHKGKGKDVEEPMELAFTSKGADSKGQYIPRENMSLPSHVQLNDNGSLCKTQPQQENQQASTSKEKKEGEEEEDLSEAYAARGFARYPMVGYIYKVNSVSSEEIWL; encoded by the exons ATGACGACTGGCTTCCTGCTCCTGGCCTTGGCTGTGCACACTGAGGCCTGGGCATGGACAG GGAAAACGGAGCGGGGCCCGCGTATCGACGGCAAGGGCCGCTCCTCTGTCACGCTGCAGGAGAACAGCACGCGGCAGTTCAACTGCCAATCAGACGGCTGGAGCTCCCAGGCCCCGCCCCTGCTCACCTGGTACCTGAATGGCCAGCGGCAGAGACAGCCGGCGCCGTACGACGGGCCGGAGCGGCTGGTGGTCAGGTCCCCGGTACAGGCCGCGGTGCACCGCAGGGACccccgcag aAACAGCACCTTCTCCCTGAAGGCGCGACGCTGGGACCGGGAGCTGGTGTGTGCCGCCACCAACCCGGGCAGCGGGGAGAGCTACAACGCCACTGTTGTGCTCAACGTGCAGT tCCAGCCTGAGATCCTGCGTGTGAATGCTCACTACATCGACACGGCGGACCCCGGCCTGTCCCTAGTGCTCTTCGCCCTGGTGCGCTCCAACCCCCCCGCCACCATCACCTGGGTGGACCAG TCCGGCCAGCCGGTGCCCAACACCTCTGACTTCCTGATGCTGGACTCGCAGGGCTACCCCTGGCTGTCCAATCACACGCTGCGGGTGGCCGCCAGCACGCTGGTGGGAAACGTCTCCATCAGCGCCAACAACAGCGTGGGAGCCACCCAGAGCAACCTCACCCTGTCTG ACTTCCTGGCGTCTCGTGTGGAGGTGCCCATGTTGGGCATCGTGACGGGAGGCGTTCTGGGATTCGTCACCCTCTTCATCCTCACCCTCATCGTGGTCTGCCTGCTGCACAAGGGCAAGGGCAAAGATGTTG AGGAGCCAATGGAGCTGGCTTTTACATCAAAAGG tgctgACTCCAAGGGGCAGTATATTCCTCGGGAGAACATGTCTCTGCCTTCTCATGTACAGCTCAACGACAATGGCTCCTTGTGTAAAA CTCAGCCTCAGCAGGAGAACCAGCAGGCCTCCACCTctaaggagaagaaggagggggaggaagaggaggacctaTCAGAAGCCTACGCTGCCAGAG gcTTTGCCAGGTATCCGATGGTTGGATACATCTACAAGGTGAACAGCGTGAGCAGCGAGGAGATCTGGCTTTGA